From the genome of Streptacidiphilus sp. PB12-B1b:
CTTCCCGAAGGGTGCTGGTGTCGACTACCTGCTCCAGGAGCCGGTACTCGGCTGCGTTGACGAACAACGTCTTCGCCATCGGCAGCCAGGCGGCGGCTGCGCGGATCATTGCCTCCGCGCTCGGCAGGAAGAAGTCCACGCTGAAGGCGCAGCGGCGCTGGACGAGTTGACGCAGGATCGCCTCCACGTCCAGCGGTCGGCGGCAGCAGACGTGGTAGGTATCGCGCGGATGCCGGCCGATATGCCTGAGCGCGTGCGCAGTCAGGCCGTCGGCCACTCCGTAGTTGGAGCGGACGGCCACCAGGTCGCCCTCCAGGTCGTACTGCAGGTCGAAGGTGGTGGAGGCTCCGTCACCCTGGACGCTGGCGGACCAGTCGACCCCTTCGAACTCCGGGGCCAGCGGAAGGTGAGCGAGGTCGTCACCGAGAACGCAGACCGGTGCAGCCCGGCCGCCAGCACTCACGACGGCCACCGCAAGCAGCACAGCTGCCCCGCCGAGCCGAGACCCACCCCGGTGGTCTGGGTAGTGGGTCACGTCGAGGCTGATATTGCCGATCACATCGAGCCGTTCCACGGTCCCCCCCCAGAAGCTCATGCACGACGCGTGCAGTGCGGGCAGTCGACGACTCTGGTGCACACTGGCCGCCGACTACAGACCTGCGGAGCTGGGCGGTTGAGGTACAGGCGTTTGAAGTAGATCAGCACAAGGTGCACCCACCAGGTCGGTTCCACCCCGTCGGGGACGGTGACCCGGTACCCGTGCTCGGCGATCAGTGCGCGGAATTCGGCGGAGCGAGCGCGCACAGCTGCCTCAAGGACATAGCGCATGCGCTCGTGGGCGATGGAGCCGGACGGAAGGACAAGGCCCAGCGCAGGTGCCAACCTCGTGACCATGCCGGAGTCCACCGGGATGATCCCGCAGTGGTACCCGCGTGCGGTGAGCAGTGCGCACTGGGCCACCTTGTACGACGCGCCCCGGACCCGCTCCGCAAAGTCGCCCACGAGATCGTCGCAGTCGACCAGGTCGGCGGTCGGGTCGACGCCTTCCTTGTCCCAGTTACGGAGAAGCTCGGCAAGGGACCGAAGGTAGTCGACCCGGGACTGTGGCAGGCCGATGGGCCTCGCCAGAGCAGCCACTTCAGCGTCTTCGGCGGTGACGAGGCTGTCGAATCCCAGTGCGTCTGCCGAGGCGATGACCCGCGCGTAGGTCTCCACCATCCGGTAGGAGACGCGGGTGGACCAGCCTGCGGCGAGCATACGCATCCGAGGGTCGCTGATCGAGGTCGGCCACCACCGGTTCTCGTCGTGGTTGGCCTCGACCGCCGCCTGGACGTCAGGCAGGCTCGCGGCAGCAGCGACCAGCCGGTGGACGCGCCGGATCTCAAGAGCTGTCGTCTTCGCACGCTCAGTCGTCATGAAGCGACTCCAGCACAGGCTCGGGCGGCCAGAAGCGCGATGGCGAGATTGGACGAGAACACCGGCTTTCTGAGTCGGCGCTCCAACTCGCTCACCACTGGCAGCGTGTGCCACCCGGTGCACGACAGCACTATCGTGTCGGCCGACTCAACCGCCTCCTTCGGCAACTGCTGCACCAGGCCGAGAACCTGGTCCGGTGTGACCTGGGCATAGCCGTCGTCCAGCCCCAGGCTCACGTACGCCAACACCTCGACGCCGGCCTCGGAGAGCGCCACCGCTTCCGCCGCGGTCACCGGAGCCGGATAGGGCGTGACCAGCACGATGCGCCGCGCGGCTGCCTCGGCGAGAGCCTGCAGCAGGGCGTCGAAGGCAGTGACCAGGCCGCTCGGTAGCGGCGGGCCGTCGGTGAAGCCCGCCGACGTGCATGCCAGGACCACTGTGTCGAGCGAAATGTGCGACAAGGAATCCATGGCCTGCGCTGACGCCTCGCGCAGCCCGTGCCAGAACGAGGCGTCGACCGCAGTCGTCCTTGACGCGGGTACGAGCCGAGCGTGGTGGAACACCGTGTGGCGCAGACCGAGGCGGGACAGCTCAGTCTCCACCGCCACGTTGGCCCAAGGCAGTAGGAGCCCCGTACGTAGGGTGCGGTCCGCCGCCGCGTCCAGGGCGGCCAGCGTGGCGAGTGTGCCGTCAGGAAGCTGCTGCAACACGCTCTCCGTAGATCATGCGGGGTGCGTGGCCGGTGACGACGAGGTCGCCGGTTGTGCCGAGCGGAACCGCTGCCTCGCGCTCGACGATCTGGATGGAGTACGAGCCCAGCCTCCTCCACCAGGTGCCGCCCTGGCCGATGAAGTAGGAGTGGAGGCCAGGCACGCGCAGCCCGGTCGGATAGACCCGCTCCTTCATCGGCTGATCCCAGGTGAAGTCGATGTCGGCCTTCCATGACGGGAAGTGCTCAGCCGAGGGCAGTGGTTCCAGTTCGCCGAGCGCTGCCAGCGGGGTGCCGGGGAAGGCCCTCGCCAGGCGGACATTGGTGCGGTGGCATAGCAGGCCGGCATCGAGAATTCCAGCCAGGCCCCGGAGGTTCGCCACGTGGGTGCCATGGGTCTCACCGGGCAGGCCGTAGATCAGGTTCAGGCCCGGAAGGAGCATCGGCAGACCACCAGGACCGCGGGCGGCACCCGCCTCGTTCACGTGCTCGATGGCACGCACCAGGATCTCAGGCGTGCAGGTGAGGGTGTTCCGCTCGATGACCACCGGATCGAAGCTCTCGATCCCCATCGGCGCGCAGTTGCCCTCGGTGCAGTAGTCCGCCACCAGCTTCGCGATCCGAAGGCCCACGGGCGCGGCGACAGCGAGGGGGTCCGCGTTGTCGATGTGGAGCACCTCCAGCTCAGGGCAGTGCTCCCGGATTCCGCCGAGCAGGGCGCGGATCGCGTCCTCGTCCCGGTTGCGGTAGGAGAAGAAGCAGGTCTGCTGGCCGAGACGGAAGTTCCGCACTCCTGCCGCGTAGAGCTGAGCGGCCTCGGCGACGACGTCGTCGACCTCGCGGAAGGCGACCATGGGGGACTTCGCCGGTTCGTTGCAGAAGTCGCAGAACTTCCTCCGGGTGCAGCCGCGGTACAACTCCAGCTCGGCGATGGGGCGCCAGGGCATCTGCTCGACCAGGCCGGTGAACGACTCGCGGTCGCGCTGCATCTGCCCGTAATCGGCCGGGCGTTGACTGCCGAGCAGTAGGTCGCCGGACGTCACGGTGTGGGTGTGGACGGCGTCGAACAGTCCGGCGTACTCCGCAGGAGCGGCGAGAGCGTAGGTGGACAGGGGTCCGAGCAGGTACCGGCGCCCTCGCGTACAGGCGAGCGCGCGGGCGATCTCCTCCAGAGACCCGTTCACGGCGTGCAGGTGGACAGACGGAACCGCGTCTCCGGCTACGACAACCACGATCTCCGCATCTCGCAGGAGTCGAATGGCAGCGTCGCGATTGGCGGTAGTCGAATAAGTCAACGGATCGCTCTGGGGCGGTTCGACTGCGGGCTTGCCGCCGGCCAGACACCAGCGAACGTCGTCGATGGTCAAGTACCGCACATCCGCCTCCGGCCGCGCGCGCCTGAGCGCCGACCAGGCGTTCCGGACGTAGGTCGACAGGTACGGCGGCACGCCGAGGCCACTCGGCTCGACGGTGAAGCAGTCCAAGATCACTACAGGCTGCATGGTGTTCTCCCTCCGGTACTGAGGGCGTCGGCGATGTTCCAGTGGTGTCTTCGCCGGAAGTGCTGTCAGCCCGCAGCTCTCTCAGTCTCAGTGCAGGCAGAGCTCCGGAGGAGAGGGCGGCAGGGTTGTTCGGTTGTACGGGGGTTGCACACTCATGGCTCTGCGTCCAAACCCTGGGACAGAGGGTGATCCGCAAGGCATCATCTACACATGGCGAGTGCGAGGGGGACCAGCGAGTCCAATACCGCTGCGTTTACGGCCGTCCTCTCGGAGGCCGGTTGCTCAAACGCGGCCCTGGCCCGCAAAGTCAACGAACTCGGTTCGCTTCAGGGGATCGTGACCCGCTACGACAAGGCGTCGGTGACGCGATGGCTGCAAGGGATGACGCCGAAGGGCCGCACCCCTGAGTTCATCGCCGCCGCGCTGGCAGGCTTCTTAGGTCGTCCCGTTGCCCCCGTTGACATCGGCTACGCAGAGCAGCCCCAGAAGCCGGTGGTTGCAAGGGCCTTGACGTACCGTGAAGACGTGGGTGAAACACTGCACACGCTCGCGGAGCTCGGCTCCACCGACGTCTCTCGGCGCAGCCTCCTCGGCGCGGTGCCATACATCGCGACTGCTCTCCTGGACCCGCAACGGCAATGGCTGCTGTGGCTACTGGAGGACGAACAGGCTCCCCGGCTCGCGGCAGTCGCGGGTAGTGGTCCCGTCGAGCAGGTCCAGGCGATGATCGAGATGTTCGACGAGATGGACAACCGCTTCGGCGGCGGCGGAGTCCGGGAAAGCATCGTGCACTACCTGAGCACCAAGCTCGTGCCCATGCTGCAGCAGCGCAACCTGCCCACTCACCAGCGTCGACTGCTGTACACCTCGGCCGCGAAGTTGGCGGCGATGGCTGGCTGGTGCTCGTACGACTCCGCAGACTACGGACTGGCCGAGCGCTACATGATCCAGGCGCTCAGATTGTGTGCCGAGGGCGGCGACCGAGTGCTCGGTGGTCAGATTCTGGCCGGCATGTCCCACCTCGCCACCAGCCTGGGGAATCCCACCGAAGGGGTTTCGCTGGCACGGGCGGGTATCGCGACCGCCAGGTCGGCGGGGAGTCCTCTCGGGCTCATGCGCCTGCACGCCATGGCGGCCCGCGGTTACGCGGTTCTCGGAGACTCCCGCCAGGCTACGGCCTCGCTGCACGCGGCCAGCGGACGACTGGAGATCAGCCGGGGACCGGCCGAGGAATCCCCCTGGGTCCGCTTTCTGGATCACCACTATCTGGAAGCCGAGGCCGCCCTGGTCCACCGCGACCTCGGCGAGGCGGCACAGGCCGAGCGACTCGCCATGGCGTCCGTCGAGGCGAACAGTGAACGTCGCCGTCGCCAGGCGATCAGCCGCTCGGTGCTCGCGACGGCGTTCCTCCAGCAGGGCCGGTTGGACGAGGCAGTCGGCACGGCGAGTACTTCTCTGGATCTGCTGGCTGGAGTTCACAGCGAGCGCAGTGTGCAGGCCCTGCGTGACTTCCGCGCGCGCCTCGCCCCGCATCGAGCCGAACCAGTCGTCCGCGACTTCGACCGGAAGGCGCGGCCGATACTCGGCACAGCGGCCTGATCGCTTCGCCTCAGTACCCTCCAGGCGTCGGCGCGTTCTGCCCCTTGTCGACGGGAAGGTTGACCCCAGTCACCCCTCGCGACTGATCCGAGAGCAGGAAGGCGATCACGTCCGCGACCTCCTCTGGCAGCACCAGCTCCCGCCCCGGGAACTCAGCGCGGAATCGGTCGAAGGCGGGCGGGTCGTCCTGGCGCATCCGGTCCCACCGCTTGCCAGGGATGAGCATCGACCCCGGCGAGACCGCATTCACGCGGATGCCTTCCGGACCCAGCTCCCTCGCGAGGGAGGACACCATGTGGATCTGGCCGGCCTTCGCGGCGCCGTACTGGGCCTGCGGTGATGGCTTCCACCCGGATACCGAGGCCACCACGACGATGGACCCCCCACCGGCCGTCCGCAGGTGAGGTGTACTCGTCGCCACTAGCCGGGCTACATGGCCGACGTTCATCTCCCATGTCGCCGACCAGTCCTGGGCCGTTGCCTCGGTGATTCCCTGACCACGTGCACCGCCCGCGCACGCAACAACGCCGTCGAGGCCGCCCAGTGCTGATGCGGCGTCCTCCACGAATTGCTCCAGAAGCTGCGGGACGGAGACATCGAGAGCGCGGGTGAACAGCGCGCCGGGGGAGTCGAGCGAGCTGCGGAGCGTCTCCAACGGCTCCGCCCTCCGGGCGCACGTCGCCACATGCGCTCCTTCCGTGAGGAGTAGGCGCACGACGCGCTCGCCCAGTCCTCTGGAGCCGCCCGTCACCACAATGCGGCGCCCTACGAATCGTCCCGCCATCGCTTGCTGTCCGCGGTCATGCCCTGCGCTCACCATTCGTACAACCCTCCGCCAACCGTGCCACCCCGTGTGGCCGTAGACATCCTCCCTGCACCCTTCTTAGCGGGACGACAGCGCGGTTCTCTTATGGACGTACCCGATCCGGAGGCAACCCGTGCAGTCGGCAATCAGCCGGCACCGGCCCTGCGGATCCGGAGACGACGTGAACCCGGGATGTCCCTCTGCCAGTGCTCAACCGCTGAAGCCGGGTCCAGCGGTACCCATCACAAAGCGAGCGAGAGCCAGCGAACGCACCCCGCGCTCCTCTCCCAACTCGGGAGGCACACCGTGTCCCAGGCACCACCCCCACGCAACTGTCTCACCTTGGCGGACACGCCCACCGCCGTCGGCCTGGCACGGCTGCACGCGGCCGATGTCCTCTCTTGCTGGGGCGTGCACCCTGACATCGTCGAGATGGTGCAACTCCTCGTGTCAGAGCTGACCACCAACGCTGTGCGGCACCCCAAGGAGGGCGAGGAGCAAGCCTCCTTGTTCTCTCGGCGGAACAAGGTGCAGACCTTCCAGATCGCCCTGGAGATCATCGGCGACGCCGTCAGGGTGTCGGTGTGGGACCGCGACACGAGGCCGCCGGTTCTGAAGGAGGTCGGAGTCGAGGCCACTGGTGGCCGGGGAGTGTTCATCGTCGCCGTCATGAGCCGGCGTTGGGGCCACTATCCGGCTGGCAGCCTGCCCGGCAAGGTGGTGTGGGCGGAGGTCGGGCTTGTCCCAGAGAGTCGAGCTGGTGACGACGGGAGGCCGACGCCCTCTCCTGGTCGGCCTCCGGTGAGCGGTCAGGGGAAGGCCGTACGAGTCAATCCGAACGTGATCGGCCGCGTTCTCGTCGGAGTCAGGGGCCTCTGAGGCGTGGACGGGACAGGGGAAATCAGACCGCTGCCTCGGGTCGCCAGGGAACTGTCGTCCTGGGAGCGTCGCCTGTTCGATGGCGTGCGGATGGTAGGTGCCGACGAGCAGGAAGAGATAGCCACGTCGCCTCGCCACCGCCCAGTCGCTATCCGAGGCCCGTCGAACGATGAGTCGCAGTGATCTGGCTCGGCTAAGCGGTAGTTCCAGTGCTCGGGTCGACGAGAAGCAGTGGCCCGCTGAGCACCACGAATCATCATCACCCACCAAAAGCGGCACCCTTGCCGTCGTCTACGGACCTCTCCCGTGGGTCCTGAGCCTGGCTCCGACGGCGAGGGTGCCTTTAGGAGAAGGACTTGACGATGTGCCAGCACAGGCCGGAGTGTCCCGGCGCGTGTTGCCCGGATGGCCAGGCCGCTCGCTCGATTGCAGGCTACCCGGAGCAAGGGTGGTCGTTGCTGTGCAACGGCATCGTCCTCTTCGAGGACACCGGACAGATCCTGCCGGACGGCAGGGTCATCGGCCCGCAGCGTCCCGCCGGCGCCGTCTCGGAGGTGACGAGGTGAGCCAGTTGCCTGTGCGGCCCACCACCATCCCGAACATCACCGCACAACGAGACAGGGGCAGTCCGATGGCGGACGCGGAGTTCTACGCGGTGATCGCCGTACACGGCTTCGTCCCCGAAACGCGCAGGTGCTCGGCCGGCTGCGACTACTGGCCCTGCGACACCCTCCAGCACGCCGCCCAGTCCGGCACCACGGCCCCGGCCAAAGCCCGGCCGAACAGCCCCTACCGAGAGAAGTAGACGACGTGTCGACCGACCAGCCCTTACCTCCGGCAGCCCCCGTGTCTTCGGTGAGGCCCCCGGTCAGCACCAACCGGGTCATGGCCTACCCCGACCGGCAGCCCGCGACGCTGTACCGCAACGCCTACGCCACCGGCGACGACCTGAAGCTGCTCCTGGGCCACGCGCCCGACCCCAGACCTGCCCCTGACCAGGCAGCGCGCCGCTAGGGCCGGACCGGAATCTGGGGAGTCCAGCCTGAGCGACCGGCACGGGAGCGGATCGCGCTGCCCCCCGTGCCACCCGCCACCCGCACCCCCGTGCCACCCGGGCCCCGCCCCGGTTGGGCACTCCAAGACCCGCGGCCCGGCCCAGCCAGGTACCCCCCAAACCGGGCCGGGCAGCGGCAGCACCAAGCTCCCCGCCTTCTGCCAGGAGAAGCGATGACCCATCCCCCCAGCATCACCACCCCGTACGACTGGTTCGCCTCGTCGGCCCGCCCCGCCTCTCGCCTGCCGGTCCGTCAGGTTGCGGAGGTGCCCCGCCTGCTGCCGCGCCGATCCCGGAGGGGCTCGGCCATCGCACGGGCCCAAGCCCTCCAGGCCGCCGTCGTGGTCCTCGCCGGCTGGCTCGCGTTCACGCCCGCCCGCGCCCCCCGCCTCCAGCCGCCGGTCTTCGCGGACCACGACCCCTTCTGGTCGCCGGACTTCGGCGACACCTTCCCTCCCGCGCGGCCAGCGTCATGACGGCCCGGGGCGCACGCTGGATGATCGACACCACCGCCGAGGGCATCGTCGTCATCATCCGCGACCGCACCGTCTTCCAGCTCCTGGCCTGGAACTTCTGGCTCGACGAGGACACCCGAGACTCGATCCGCCTCGTCGTCAGCGAACTGGTCACCAACGCCATCGTCCACGGCCGCAGCACCTACCGCGCTCCGATCATCGAGATAGGGATCATCGCCCGCCGCGGCGAGGTCTACATCGAAGTGTCGGACCCCAGCGACGAAATGCCCGTCGTCCGTCCCATCGACGACGAACGCGAGGGCGGGCGGGGCCTGCTCCTCGTCGAGTGCATGGCGCTGAAGTGGGGCGCCGAACGCCTGCCCCACGGCGGGAAGCGCGTCTGGACGCTGCTACGCATCCCCCCGCGCCCCAGCGCGCTGCGGCGCCACCGCCCCGACCGAGAAGCCCGCCAGCGGCACCGCGCGCAGCTCCAGGCCCAGCTCTACGCCAACTGGCCCCTGACGCCGATCGACAGCAGACCACTGGCGATGGCCACCTGAGCCGGGGAGTCCGGTGCGGCCCGCCTGGCCGTGACCCGTACCGGACACCCCACTTCCCCCGTACCGACAGCCAGTCGGCATCTGCCGACTCCGAATCCTCCGGAGAGCCGTGTGCCCCAGCCCACCCCGAACCCCGAGCAGACCCGCGAGCGCGCCCTGTTCCCCGCCGCCGCGAACGTGCTGATCCGCCGACCGGACGGCACCGTACTCCTCGTCCACCACCGGCGCTCGGGCCTGTGGGTCCTCCCCGGCGGCACGACCGAAGCCGGGGAGTCGCCCATGGCCTGCGCCTACCGCGAAGGGACCGAGGAACTCGGAGTGCCCATCGTGATGGGGGCGCTGCTCAGCGTTCACTGGCTGACGGCGAAGTCCGCCCTGTGGCCCGGTGCCCCCGACAACGCTTACCCCTGCCACCTCACGACCTTCGGCGCCACGGTCACCAGGGACAACGCCGAACGGATCACCGTGCCCGAGGACGAACTCCTCGGGCACGCCTGGTGGCAGCCGGGAGACGTAGCCCGGCCGGCCCTGATGGAGAGCGCGAACGCCGCCCACCTCCTGGCCGTCGTCGCCGCCCGGCAGGTCGTCTACCTCGAAGACGGAGTCGCTCTGTAGCGCCCGAGCCCACCACCGAACCGTCCTGTTCACCACGACCGCCCAAGGGAGCCAGAAGTGAGCACAG
Proteins encoded in this window:
- a CDS encoding PfkB family carbohydrate kinase, translating into MERLDVIGNISLDVTHYPDHRGGSRLGGAAVLLAVAVVSAGGRAAPVCVLGDDLAHLPLAPEFEGVDWSASVQGDGASTTFDLQYDLEGDLVAVRSNYGVADGLTAHALRHIGRHPRDTYHVCCRRPLDVEAILRQLVQRRCAFSVDFFLPSAEAMIRAAAAWLPMAKTLFVNAAEYRLLEQVVDTSTLREVIVTDGPRAAVVRHLGQQSASAVPPPHPPREVAGAGDTLAGTFLALRAQGATTALALAEATAAASRHVAAPPLPIPAPRRA
- a CDS encoding NUDIX domain-containing protein, which encodes MPQPTPNPEQTRERALFPAAANVLIRRPDGTVLLVHHRRSGLWVLPGGTTEAGESPMACAYREGTEELGVPIVMGALLSVHWLTAKSALWPGAPDNAYPCHLTTFGATVTRDNAERITVPEDELLGHAWWQPGDVARPALMESANAAHLLAVVAARQVVYLEDGVAL
- a CDS encoding ATP-binding protein codes for the protein MADTPTAVGLARLHAADVLSCWGVHPDIVEMVQLLVSELTTNAVRHPKEGEEQASLFSRRNKVQTFQIALEIIGDAVRVSVWDRDTRPPVLKEVGVEATGGRGVFIVAVMSRRWGHYPAGSLPGKVVWAEVGLVPESRAGDDGRPTPSPGRPPVSGQGKAVRVNPNVIGRVLVGVRGL
- a CDS encoding DUF5999 family protein, translated to MCQHRPECPGACCPDGQAARSIAGYPEQGWSLLCNGIVLFEDTGQILPDGRVIGPQRPAGAVSEVTR
- a CDS encoding radical SAM protein, whose amino-acid sequence is MQPVVILDCFTVEPSGLGVPPYLSTYVRNAWSALRRARPEADVRYLTIDDVRWCLAGGKPAVEPPQSDPLTYSTTANRDAAIRLLRDAEIVVVVAGDAVPSVHLHAVNGSLEEIARALACTRGRRYLLGPLSTYALAAPAEYAGLFDAVHTHTVTSGDLLLGSQRPADYGQMQRDRESFTGLVEQMPWRPIAELELYRGCTRRKFCDFCNEPAKSPMVAFREVDDVVAEAAQLYAAGVRNFRLGQQTCFFSYRNRDEDAIRALLGGIREHCPELEVLHIDNADPLAVAAPVGLRIAKLVADYCTEGNCAPMGIESFDPVVIERNTLTCTPEILVRAIEHVNEAGAARGPGGLPMLLPGLNLIYGLPGETHGTHVANLRGLAGILDAGLLCHRTNVRLARAFPGTPLAALGELEPLPSAEHFPSWKADIDFTWDQPMKERVYPTGLRVPGLHSYFIGQGGTWWRRLGSYSIQIVEREAAVPLGTTGDLVVTGHAPRMIYGERVAAAS
- a CDS encoding SDR family NAD(P)-dependent oxidoreductase; translation: MVSAGHDRGQQAMAGRFVGRRIVVTGGSRGLGERVVRLLLTEGAHVATCARRAEPLETLRSSLDSPGALFTRALDVSVPQLLEQFVEDAASALGGLDGVVACAGGARGQGITEATAQDWSATWEMNVGHVARLVATSTPHLRTAGGGSIVVVASVSGWKPSPQAQYGAAKAGQIHMVSSLARELGPEGIRVNAVSPGSMLIPGKRWDRMRQDDPPAFDRFRAEFPGRELVLPEEVADVIAFLLSDQSRGVTGVNLPVDKGQNAPTPGGY
- a CDS encoding ATP-binding protein, with the translated sequence MIDTTAEGIVVIIRDRTVFQLLAWNFWLDEDTRDSIRLVVSELVTNAIVHGRSTYRAPIIEIGIIARRGEVYIEVSDPSDEMPVVRPIDDEREGGRGLLLVECMALKWGAERLPHGGKRVWTLLRIPPRPSALRRHRPDREARQRHRAQLQAQLYANWPLTPIDSRPLAMAT